The following coding sequences are from one Rutidosis leptorrhynchoides isolate AG116_Rl617_1_P2 chromosome 11, CSIRO_AGI_Rlap_v1, whole genome shotgun sequence window:
- the LOC139874243 gene encoding zinc finger CCCH domain-containing protein 30-like codes for MCTGPEQNKSASSSTTSKTDNKSNKMVMSPLTIETEDSFSSLLEYAANNNFEGFKQSIENDPSAIDEVGLWYVRKKGSKQIVLEHRTPLMVASTYGSVDVLKLIISQPKVDVNFTCGPDRCTALHCAASGGSVNAVEVVKLLLSVGADPNIEDANGHRPIDVVVVPPKPSGIRASLEELLMNNVSDGLINECKLTVSVTTSSSWSPTLSSSPENGSFSEPVSSPTMSKFNDMPEKKEYPIDPSLPDIKNSIYSTDEFRMFSFKVRPCSRAYSHDWTECPFVHPGENARRRDPRKFHYSCVPCPDFRKGTCRRGDMCEYAHGVFECWLHPAQYRTRLCKDSPSCARRVCFFAHLPEELRPLYVSTGSAVPSPRSTAANASVMDMATALNLLPGSPSSVSAMSPSGFNQQMSPNGGPHSPVAWPQPNVPTLHLPGSNPQSSRLRSSLSARDIPPDDLSMLQDFESQQLLNDLACYSHSRSGSLSLNRPTRSKTLAPANLEDLFSAELACSPRYSEPVLSSGVFSPSQKSSVLNQFQQQQQNMLSPINTNVFSPKNVDHAFFGVSSSPGRMSPRSIDPISPMGARLSAFAQREKQHQQLRSLSSRELGTNLGSNLGTNSPFSVGSPGVNTSSSWSKWGSPTGKVDWSVNADEFGKLKRSSSFEFKTNNNNGEEEPDLSWVQSLVKESPPEMMNSKAAAAPLSGSGGAAATSGGESTDHSVLGAWLEQMQLDQLVA; via the coding sequence ATGTGTACTGGTCCGGAACAAAACAAATCCGCTTCTTCGTCCACCACATCGAAAACGGATAATAAATCTAACAAAATGGTTATGAGTCCACTAACAATAGAGACTGAAGATTCTTTTTCCAGTTTACTTGAATATGCAGCTAACAATAATTTTGAGGGTTTCAAACAGTCAATCGAGAATGATCCTTCTGCGATCGATGAGGTCGGGCTTTGGTATGTACGCAAGAAGGGTTCAAAGCAGATTGTTCTTGAACATCGGACACCTTTAATGGTGGCTTCTACGTATGGAAGCGTTGATGTTTTGAAGTTGATTATTTCGCAACCTAAAGTAGATGTGAATTTCACTTGTGGCCCTGATAGGTGCACCGCACTTCACTGTGCAGCTTCTGGAGGTTCTGTTAATGCTGTTGAAGTGGTTAAGTTGCTTCTTTCGGTTGGTGCTGATCCTAACATTGAAGATGCTAATGGACATCGTCCCATTGATGTCGTTGTTGTACCTCCAAAACCTTCTGGCATTCGGGCTTCACTTGAAGAACTTTTAATGAACAATGTGTCTGATGGTTTGATTAACGAATGTAAACTTACCGTCTCGGTGACCACCTCAAGCTCTTGGTCCCCGACTTTATCGTCTTCACCAGAAAACGGTTCTTTTTCAGAGCCTGTATCATCTCCAACGATGTCGAAGTTTAACGATATGCCCGAGAAGAAAGAATATCCTATCGACCCGTCACTACCCGACATTAAAAACAGCATATATTCAACAGACGAGTTCCGCATGTTCTCATTCAAGGTCCGACCCTGTTCACGGGCCTATTCTCATGATTGGACTGAATGCCCGTTTGTTCACCCAGGTGAAAACGCACGAAGACGGGACCCACGCAAGTTTCATTACAGCTGTGTACCGTGCCCTGATTTTCGGAAAGGTACTTGTAGACGAGGGGATATGTGTGAATACGCTCATGGTGTTTTTGAATGTTGGCTACATCCTGCTCAATACCGAACACGTTTGTGCAAAGATAGTCCTAGTTGTGCTCGACGCGTTTGCTTTTTTGCCCATTTGCCCGAGGAGCTCAGACCACTGTATGTCTCGACCGGTTCAGCGGTCCCGTCTCCTCGGTCAACTGCTGCTAATGCTAGTGTCATGGATATGGCTACCGCTTTAAACCTGTTGCCTGGTTCACCATCATCTGTTTCGGCCATGTCACCATCAGGTTTTAATCAACAGATGTCACCAAATGGTGGTCCCCACTCACCTGTTGCTTGGCCTCAGCCAAATGTCCCGACCCTTCATCTGCCCGGAAGCAACCCTCAGTCGAGTCGTCTTAGATCGTCTCTTAGTGCACGAGATATTCCACCAGACGATTTGAGCATGTTGCAGGATTTCGAGTCGCAACAACTGCTAAATGATTTAGCTTGTTACTCACATTCTCGATCTGGATCACTCTCATTGAACCGTCCGACCCGATCCAAAACACTGGCTCCtgcaaatcttgaagatctatTTTCAGCTGAGTTGGCTTGTTCACCGCGTTACTCTGAACCGGTACTATCTTCTGGTGTATTTTCACCTTCACAAAAATCGTCTGTTCTCAATCAGTTTCAACAACAGCAACAAAACATGCTTTCTCCTATAAACACAAACGTGTTCTCACCAAAAAACGTTGACCATGCGTTTTTTGGTGTGTCGTCTTCGCCCGGACGAATGTCTCCAAGAAGCATAGATCCAATATCTCCAATGGGTGCTCGTCTTTCAGCGTTTGCACAGCGtgaaaagcagcatcagcagctgCGCAGTCTCAGTTCCCGAGAGCTCGGAACAAATTTAGGTTCAAATCTTGGTACTAACAGTCCTTTTAGCGTTGGGTCACCTGGGGTTAATACATCGTCTTCATGGTCAAAATGGGGATCTCCAACTGGGAAAGTAGATTGGTCTGTGAATGCAGACGAATTTGGGAAGTTAAAAAGATCGTCTTCTTTTGAATTTAAAACCAATAATAATAACGGAGAAGAAGAGCCGGATCTATCATGGGTGCAATCACTTGTGAAAGAATCACCACCTGAGATGATGAATAGCAAGGCGGCTGCTGCACCACTCTCTGGTAGTGGTGGGGCGGCTGCAACATCCGGTGGTGAATCAACTGACCATTCAGTATTAGGTGCATGGCTCGAGCAGATGCAACTTGATCAGCTTGTAGCTTAA